A window of Hevea brasiliensis isolate MT/VB/25A 57/8 chromosome 14, ASM3005281v1, whole genome shotgun sequence contains these coding sequences:
- the LOC110633933 gene encoding uncharacterized protein LOC110633933, translating to MEAFSCRPNAFSFFSSFISRKTKSFLPLTCLSFKLREKANHRLHGCAKLETRLVKQMGRELEAEMNSGGEEWMIELGKLRERCKEMRGMVELLECLEREAIMGEDEGRDAIDYNRRARIFDKSSKVFQALKERSTPSQ from the coding sequence ATGGAAGCATTTTCTTGTCGTCCAAACGCATTCTCCTTTTTTTCATCTTTTATCTCTCGCAAAACGAAATCCTTTCTTCCATTGACCTGTTTGAGCTTCAAGCTCAGAGAAAAAGCTAATCATAGGTTACATGGGTGTGCTAAACTGGAAACACGTTTAGTGAAGCAGATGGGAAGAGAATTGGAGGCTGAGATGAACTCAGGAGGGGAAGAATGGATGATAGAATTGGGAAAGTTGAGAGAGAGATGCAAGGAAATGAGGGGGATGGTGGAACTATTGGAGTGCTTGGAGAGAGAAGCAATCATGGGTGAGGATGAGGGTAGAGACGCCATTGATTACAACAGAAGAGCTCGGATCTTTGACAAGAGTTCTAAAGTTTTCCAGGCTCTCAAGGAACGTTCCACACCTTctcaataa
- the LOC110633932 gene encoding uncharacterized protein LOC110633932 isoform X1, whose product MGRRKQARPHRSGGLIIANSDATEVELDKQKVPETESANKGEFVAIDRPYYVEVDRSNWVSNEHLDISEVILNDMNFGEAYSSFRINADFYQSRYSLRFRVCNVDEFVIDRIKFGHWPVLSSSDISLELIEKCMVEDREMQSVIFSGSFDGPDEGITGLVHLTSMEFLTLRPVLGFKCSEEMVSVRVRVEILKKAFDACESLLENTRQLWKKSIMSVMAWLRPEVMMSEARYGVTNSTEMAANNVAGMGDDTSKSRKGARFDVTGFYEAIKPSKSASMLDDDLSDLLPVLRPYQRRAAFWMLQQEKGDSKDLGEGKRSQFFSPLCMPVNFLDSGSTMFYNPFSGNISLFPEFTSPYIFGGILADEMGLGKTVELLACIFAHRKPACEDSIFIDNAWLGSGDQKANIRRLKIERVECICGAVSESYRYRGLWVQCDICDAWQHADCVGYSAKGKKKRSTIEVQKHRKKTTISFVERDGDHICQMCSELIQATDSPIATGATLIVCPTPILPQWHAEIARHTRPGSLKTCVYEGVRDTSLSNTTTVDISELVNADIVLTTYDVLKEDLSHDCDRHEGDRRFLRFQKRYPVIPTLLTRIFWWRVCLDEAQMVESNATAATEMALRLSAKHHWCITGTPIQRKLDDLYGLLRFLKATPFNVSRWWVDVIRDPYERRDAGAMEFTHKFFKQIMWRSSKVHVADELQLPPQEECVSWLTFSAIEEHFYQRQHETCVNYAREVIESLKDDILKRRVSGCSPSDALADPFITHAEAAKLFNSLLKLRQACCHPQVGSSGLRSVQQSPMTMEEILMVLVGKTKIEGEEALRKLVVALNALAGIAIIEQNFSQAISLYREALALAEEHSEDFRLDPLLNIHIHHNLAEILPMVTNCPSLLSSNGEQLHEKFEKASKIHSIENCDINAVKRRKVSGEHDSYCTVDAGNTIVLSKNSLNGEQGVDGKSDVSSMSFSEGLLRTTCEELKQKYLSMFTAKLSMAQQDFRKSYKQVCNAFSDRENQDTVWWLDALHHAELNNDFSRDLIRKIEEAVSGTLNNSRSSRIASCFRSMTALKYHIQTRLDQLEASRKTLLDRLLEIDQTMEKPKKEDIERVRYCRSCQAIGDGPTCIHCELEELFKDYEARLFRLNKLRGEIITSAEEAVDLQKKNSALNRFYWNLSGANKNPTSSGDVNETSKRRDAGERVVVSKSPSELEVVLGVIKSYCKVQLGKEGITAASKQLHNLEGMRKEYSHARSLAVSQAQLLRAHDEIRMATSRLHLRENENDDSIDALGPNELESASVLHSNEKFISLSMLSRIKGRLRYLKGLVLSKQRSSSESSNNSSLAQEITTVSMSTEKISKDLPKDEEACPICQEKLNNQKMVFQCGHVTCCKCLFAMTEQRQHDNKFQRKWVMCPTCRQHTDFGNIAYADDRQDKSCNSAMLNTVQDCEKCEASLTVQGSYGSKIEAVTRRILWIKSSDPDAKVLVFSSWNDVLDVLEHAFNANGITYIRMKGGRKAHIAISEFRGQESSAKRTHKIHGQKEQKGVQVLLLLIQHGANGLNLLEAQHVVLVEPLLNPAAEAQAISRVHRIGQENKTLVHRFIVKSTVEESIYKLNRSKNTSSFISGNTKNQDQPLLTLEDVESLFATVASTVPKGEEETTESLRHLPPAVAAALAAERRLKENTT is encoded by the exons ATGGGTAGAAGGAAGCAAGCCCGCCCACATCGGTCTGGTGGATTAATTATAGCAAACAGTGATGCTACTGAAGTAGAATTGGATAAACAGAAAGTACCTGAGACCGAGTCAGCAAACAAGGGGGAATTTGTTGCTATTGATAGACCGTATTATGTGGAAGTTGATAGGAGTAATTGGGTTTCAAATGAGCACCTTGATATATCTGAAGTCATCTTAAATGACATGAATTTTGGAGAAGCATATTCTAGTTTCAGAATAAATGCAGACTTTTATCAGTCTaggtattccttaaggtttcgaGTGTGCAATGTTGATGAGTTTGTGATTGATCGTATTAAGTTTGGTCATTGGCCTGTGCTTTCCTCCAGTGATATATCTTTGGAGTTGATTGAGAAATGCATGGTTGAGGATAGGGAAATGCAATCAGTAATTTTCTCTGGCAGTTTTGATGGACCGGATGAGGGTATTACTGGTCTTGTTCACTTGACAAGTATGGAGTTTTTGACATTGAGGCCAGTTCTGGGGTTTAAATGTTCAGAGGAGATGGTATCTGTAAGAGTGAGGGTGGAGATACTTAAGAAAGCTTTTGATGCTTGTGAGTCCCTTCTAGAAAATACCAGGCAATTATGGAAGAAGAGTATAATGAGTGTGATGGCTTGGCTACGACCAGAAGTAATGATGTCAGAGGCTAGGTATGGGGTTACTAATTCTACAGAAATGGCAGCCAACAATGTTGCAGGTATGGGAGATGATACCTCCAAGTCCAGAAAAGGAGCAAGGTTTGATGTTACTGGGTTTTATGAAGCCATTAAACCATCAAA ATCTGCTTCCATGCTTGATGATGACTTATCTGACTTGCTCCCTGTACTGAGACCATATCAGCGTCGTGCAGCTTTCTGGATGTTACAACAAGAAAAAGGAGATTCAAAAGATTTAGGTGAAGGCAAAAGAAGTCAATTCTTTTCCCCCTTATGTATGCCCGTGAATTTTCTTGACAGTGGTTCAACAATGTTCTATAATCCATTTAG TGGCAATATTTCGTTGTTCCCGGAGTTCACTTCACCATATATCTTTGGTGGGATTCTTGCTG ATGAGATGGGTTTGGGGAAGACTGTTGAACTGCTTGCTTGCATATTTGCTCATCGGAAGCCAGCATGTGAAGATAGCATCTTCATTGATAATGCATGGCTGGGTTCTGGAGATCAGAAAGCTAATATTCGAAGATTGAAAATAGAACGTGTTGAGTGCATATGTGGAGCTGTGAGTGAAAGTTATAGATATAGAGGACTGTGGGTACAGTGCGACATTTGTGATGCTTGGCAACATGCAGACTGTGTTGGTTATTCAGCTAAAGGGAAAAAGAAGAGATCAACAATTGAGGTGCAAAAACATAGAAAGAAAACTACAATCAGCTTTGTTGAGAGAGATGGGGATCATATTTGCCAGATGTGCTCTGAATTGATACAAGCAACTGACTCTCCCATAGCTACTGGTGCCACCCTTATTGTCTGTCCAACTCCTATATTGCCACAGTGGCATGCTGAAATTGCACG TCATACGCGTCCAGGTTCCTTAAAAACTTGTGTATATGAAGGTGTGCGAGATACATCTCTTTCAAATACAACTACAGTGGATATTAGTGAACTTGTCAATGCTGACATCGTACTGACAACGTATGATGTACTCAAAGAGGACTTATCCCATGACTGTGATAGGCATGAAGGTGATCGACGCTTCCTGAGGTTCCAGAAGAG GTATCCTGTTATTCCAACTCTTCTCACCAGAATATTTTGGTGGAGGGTTTGCTTGGATGAGGCTCAAATGGTGGAGAGTAATGCTACTGCTGCAACGGAAATGGCTCTTCGATTGTCTGCTAAGCACCATTGGTGTATTACAGGGACACCTATACAAAGGAAACTTGATGACTTATATGGCCTTCTAAGATTCCTTAAAGCTACCCCTTTCAATGTTTCTCGGTGGTGGGTTGATGTTATAAGAGATCCATATGAG AGGAGAGATGCAGGAGCAATGGAATTTACACataaattcttcaaacaaatcatGTGGCGTTCTTCAAAAGTACATGTTGCAGATGAGTTGCAACTCCCACCTCAGGAAGAGTGTGTCTCCTGGCTCACATTTTCAGCAATTGAAGAGCACTTTTACCAGAGACAGCATGAAACTTGTGTGAATTATGCCCGTGAAGTCATTGAAAGTCTGAAAGACGATATTCTCAAAAGAAGAGTCTCAG GTTGTTCACCTTCTGATGCTTTGGCTGATCCTTTCATCACCCATGCAGAGGCTGCAAAGCTATTTAACTCGCTCTTGAAGCTTCGTCAAGCTTGCTGCCACCCTCAAGTAGGAAGTTCAGGGCTGCGTTCTGTGCAACAATCCCCCATGACTATGGAGGAAATACTAATG GTTCTTGTTGGGAAGACAAAGATAGAAGGGGAGGAAGCTCTCAGGAAGTTAGTTGTTGCATTAAATGCACTTGCAGGCATAGctataattgagcaaaatttttctCAAGCTATATCGTTATACAGAGAAGCATTGGCTCTAGCTGAAGAGCACTCTGAAGATTTTCGCCTAGACCCTTTGCTGAATATTCATATTCATCATAACCTTGCTGAGATACTTCCAATGGTCACCAACTGCCCATCCCTTCTCTCCTCAAATGGAGAACAACTGCATGAAAAATTTGAAAAGGCCTCTAAGATACACAGTATTGAAAATTGTGATATAAATGCTGTGAAGAGGCGAAAGGTTAGTGGAGAGCATGATTCATATTGCACTGTTGATGCTGGAAATACAATAGTTCTATCAAAAAATAGCTTAAATGGAGAACAAGGAGTCGATGGTAAGTCCGATGTATCATCTATGTCCTTCAGTGAGGGATTGTTGAGGACCACATGTGAGGAATTAAAACAGAAATACCTATCTATGTTTACTGCAAAGCTCTCTATGGCTCAACAAGACTTCAGAAAGTCATACAAGCAG GTTTGTAATGCATTTAGTGACAGAGAAAATCAAGATACAGTTTGGTGGTTGGATGCTCTTCATCATGCTGAGCTGAACAATGACTTCTCAAGAGACCTGATAAGAAAAATTGAAGAGGCTGTCTCAGGAACTCTCAACAATTCGAGGTCATCAAGAATTGCATCCTG TTTCCGAAGCATGACTGCTTTAAAGTACCATATTCAGACTCGTTTGGACCAATTGGAAGCCTCTAGAAAAACATTACTCGATCGACTTCTGGAAATTGACCAGACAATGGAGAAACCAAAAAAAGAGGATATTGAACGTGTGAGATACTGTCGAAGTTGCCAGGCTATTGGTGATGGTCCCACATGTATTCATTGTGAACTAGAAGAACTATTTAAG GATTATGAGGCGAGGCTGTTTCGGCTCAACAAATTGCGTGGAGAGATCATTACTTCTGCTGAAGAGGCAGTAGATCTGCAGAAGAAGAACTCTGCACTAAACCGTTTCTATTGGAATTTATCAGGGGCAAATAAAAATCCAACTTCATCCGGTGATGTCAATGAAACATCAAAGAGGAGAGATGCTGGAGAAAGAGTAGTG GTTTCAAAATCACCCTCTGAATTGGAAGTTGTTCTTGGAGTTATTAAGAGCTATTGCAAAGTTCAGTTGGGGAAGGAAGGAATTACGGCAGCCAGCAAGCAGCTACACAATCTGGAG GGCATGAGGAAGGAATACAGCCATGCCAGATCCCTGGCAGTTTCTCAAGCTCAACTTTTGCGTGCTCATGATGAAATTAGGATGGCAACATCACGTTTACACCTAAGAGAAAATGAGAATGATGACTCCATTGATGCTTTAGGTCCAAATGAATTGGAGTCTGCTAGTGTGCTGCACTCCAATGAAAAATTCATTTCCTTGTCCATGTTGTCACGTATAAAAGGGAGGCTTCGCTATTTGAAG GGTTTGGTATTATCTAAGCAGAGGTCGTCTTCAGAAAGCTCAAATAATTCCTCATTAGCTCAAGAAATTACTACAGTATCAATGTCTACAGAGAAGATAAGCAAAGACCTACCAAAAGATGAGGAAGCATGCCCAATCTGTCAAGAAAAGCTAAACAATCAAAAGATGGTTTTTCAATGTGGGCATGTTACTTGTTGTAAAT GTTTATTTGCCATGACTGAGCAAAGGCAGCACGATAATAAGTTCCAACGTAAATGGGTCATGTGCCCAACATGTCGGCAGCATACAGATTTTGGGAATATTGCTTATGCAGATGACAGACAAGACAAGTCTTGTAATTCAGCTATGTTAAATACAGTTCAAGATTGTGAAAAATGTGAAGCATCTTTAACCGTTCAAGGTTCATATGGATCAAAG ATCGAAGCAGTCACAAGAAGAATCTTGTGGATCAAATCTTCAGATCCTGATGCCAAAGTTCTGGTTTTCTCAAGTTGGAATGATGTACTTGACGTGTTAGAACATGCTTTCAATGCTAATGGTATCACCTATATCCGGATGAAAGGAGGAAG GAAGGCGCATATTGCCATCAGTGAATTTAGAGGGCAGGAAAGCAGTGCAAAAAGAACTCACAAAATACATGGCCAAAAAGAACAAAAAGGTGTTCAAGTGTTGCTGCTTCTAATCCAACATGGAGCCAATGGTCTTAATCTTTTAGAAGCACAGCATGTTGTTCTTGTAGAGCCTCTACTTAATCCTGCAGCAGAAGCACAAGCAATCAGCCGGGTACACCGAATTGGGCAGGAAAATAAGACCCTGGTCCACCGATTTATA GTTAAAAGCACTGTGGAAGAGAGCATATATAAATTGAACAGGAGTAAAAACACCAGTTCCTTCATAAGTGGTAACACAAAGAATCAGGATCAGCCACTCTTGACGCTTGAAGATGTAGAGTCCCTATTTGCGACAGTGGCCTCCACAGTTCCAAAAGGTGAGGAAGAAACCACTGAAAGTCTAAGACATTTGCCTCCTGCCGTGGCTGCTGCTTTGGCAGCTGAGAGGAGACTGAAGGAGAATACAACATGA
- the LOC110633932 gene encoding uncharacterized protein LOC110633932 isoform X2: protein MGRRKQARPHRSGGLIIANSDATEVELDKQKVPETESANKGEFVAIDRPYYVEVDRSNWVSNEHLDISEVILNDMNFGEAYSSFRINADFYQSRYSLRFRVCNVDEFVIDRIKFGHWPVLSSSDISLELIEKCMVEDREMQSVIFSGSFDGPDEGITGLVHLTSMEFLTLRPVLGFKCSEEMVSVRVRVEILKKAFDACESLLENTRQLWKKSIMSVMAWLRPEVMMSEARYGVTNSTEMAANNVAGMGDDTSKSRKGARFDVTGFYEAIKPSKSASMLDDDLSDLLPVLRPYQRRAAFWMLQQEKGDSKDLGEGKRSQFFSPLCMPVNFLDSGSTMFYNPFSGNISLFPEFTSPYIFGGILADEMGLGKTVELLACIFAHRKPACEDSIFIDNAWLGSGDQKANIRRLKIERVECICGAVSESYRYRGLWVQCDICDAWQHADCVGYSAKGKKKRSTIEVQKHRKKTTISFVERDGDHICQMCSELIQATDSPIATGATLIVCPTPILPQWHAEIARHTRPGSLKTCVYEGVRDTSLSNTTTVDISELVNADIVLTTYDVLKEDLSHDCDRHEGDRRFLRFQKRYPVIPTLLTRIFWWRVCLDEAQMVESNATAATEMALRLSAKHHWCITGTPIQRKLDDLYGLLRFLKATPFNVSRWWVDVIRDPYERRDAGAMEFTHKFFKQIMWRSSKVHVADELQLPPQEECVSWLTFSAIEEHFYQRQHETCVNYAREVIESLKDDILKRRVSGCSPSDALADPFITHAEAAKLFNSLLKLRQACCHPQVGSSGLRSVQQSPMTMEEILMVLVGKTKIEGEEALRKLVVALNALAGIAIIEQNFSQAISLYREALALAEEHSEDFRLDPLLNIHIHHNLAEILPMVTNCPSLLSSNGEQLHEKFEKASKIHSIENCDINAVKRRKVSGEHDSYCTVDAGNTIVLSKNSLNGEQGVDGKSDVSSMSFSEGLLRTTCEELKQKYLSMFTAKLSMAQQDFRKSYKQVCNAFSDRENQDTVWWLDALHHAELNNDFSRDLIRKIEEAVSGTLNNSRSSRIASCFRSMTALKYHIQTRLDQLEASRKTLLDRLLEIDQTMEKPKKEDIERVRYCRSCQAIGDGPTCIHCELEELFKDYEARLFRLNKLRGEIITSAEEAVDLQKKNSALNRFYWNLSGANKNPTSSGDVNETSKRRDAGERVVVSKSPSELEVVLGVIKSYCKVQLGKEGITAASKQLHNLEGMRKEYSHARSLAVSQAQLLRAHDEIRMATSRLHLRENENDDSIDALGPNELESASVLHSNEKFISLSMLSRIKGRLRYLKGLVLSKQRSSSESSNNSSLAQEITTVSMSTEKISKDLPKDEEACPICQEKLNNQKMVFQCGHVTCCKCLFAMTEQRQHDNKFQRKWVMCPTCRQHTDFGNIAYADDRQDKSCNSAMLNTVQDCEKCEASLTVQGSYGSKEGAYCHQ from the exons ATGGGTAGAAGGAAGCAAGCCCGCCCACATCGGTCTGGTGGATTAATTATAGCAAACAGTGATGCTACTGAAGTAGAATTGGATAAACAGAAAGTACCTGAGACCGAGTCAGCAAACAAGGGGGAATTTGTTGCTATTGATAGACCGTATTATGTGGAAGTTGATAGGAGTAATTGGGTTTCAAATGAGCACCTTGATATATCTGAAGTCATCTTAAATGACATGAATTTTGGAGAAGCATATTCTAGTTTCAGAATAAATGCAGACTTTTATCAGTCTaggtattccttaaggtttcgaGTGTGCAATGTTGATGAGTTTGTGATTGATCGTATTAAGTTTGGTCATTGGCCTGTGCTTTCCTCCAGTGATATATCTTTGGAGTTGATTGAGAAATGCATGGTTGAGGATAGGGAAATGCAATCAGTAATTTTCTCTGGCAGTTTTGATGGACCGGATGAGGGTATTACTGGTCTTGTTCACTTGACAAGTATGGAGTTTTTGACATTGAGGCCAGTTCTGGGGTTTAAATGTTCAGAGGAGATGGTATCTGTAAGAGTGAGGGTGGAGATACTTAAGAAAGCTTTTGATGCTTGTGAGTCCCTTCTAGAAAATACCAGGCAATTATGGAAGAAGAGTATAATGAGTGTGATGGCTTGGCTACGACCAGAAGTAATGATGTCAGAGGCTAGGTATGGGGTTACTAATTCTACAGAAATGGCAGCCAACAATGTTGCAGGTATGGGAGATGATACCTCCAAGTCCAGAAAAGGAGCAAGGTTTGATGTTACTGGGTTTTATGAAGCCATTAAACCATCAAA ATCTGCTTCCATGCTTGATGATGACTTATCTGACTTGCTCCCTGTACTGAGACCATATCAGCGTCGTGCAGCTTTCTGGATGTTACAACAAGAAAAAGGAGATTCAAAAGATTTAGGTGAAGGCAAAAGAAGTCAATTCTTTTCCCCCTTATGTATGCCCGTGAATTTTCTTGACAGTGGTTCAACAATGTTCTATAATCCATTTAG TGGCAATATTTCGTTGTTCCCGGAGTTCACTTCACCATATATCTTTGGTGGGATTCTTGCTG ATGAGATGGGTTTGGGGAAGACTGTTGAACTGCTTGCTTGCATATTTGCTCATCGGAAGCCAGCATGTGAAGATAGCATCTTCATTGATAATGCATGGCTGGGTTCTGGAGATCAGAAAGCTAATATTCGAAGATTGAAAATAGAACGTGTTGAGTGCATATGTGGAGCTGTGAGTGAAAGTTATAGATATAGAGGACTGTGGGTACAGTGCGACATTTGTGATGCTTGGCAACATGCAGACTGTGTTGGTTATTCAGCTAAAGGGAAAAAGAAGAGATCAACAATTGAGGTGCAAAAACATAGAAAGAAAACTACAATCAGCTTTGTTGAGAGAGATGGGGATCATATTTGCCAGATGTGCTCTGAATTGATACAAGCAACTGACTCTCCCATAGCTACTGGTGCCACCCTTATTGTCTGTCCAACTCCTATATTGCCACAGTGGCATGCTGAAATTGCACG TCATACGCGTCCAGGTTCCTTAAAAACTTGTGTATATGAAGGTGTGCGAGATACATCTCTTTCAAATACAACTACAGTGGATATTAGTGAACTTGTCAATGCTGACATCGTACTGACAACGTATGATGTACTCAAAGAGGACTTATCCCATGACTGTGATAGGCATGAAGGTGATCGACGCTTCCTGAGGTTCCAGAAGAG GTATCCTGTTATTCCAACTCTTCTCACCAGAATATTTTGGTGGAGGGTTTGCTTGGATGAGGCTCAAATGGTGGAGAGTAATGCTACTGCTGCAACGGAAATGGCTCTTCGATTGTCTGCTAAGCACCATTGGTGTATTACAGGGACACCTATACAAAGGAAACTTGATGACTTATATGGCCTTCTAAGATTCCTTAAAGCTACCCCTTTCAATGTTTCTCGGTGGTGGGTTGATGTTATAAGAGATCCATATGAG AGGAGAGATGCAGGAGCAATGGAATTTACACataaattcttcaaacaaatcatGTGGCGTTCTTCAAAAGTACATGTTGCAGATGAGTTGCAACTCCCACCTCAGGAAGAGTGTGTCTCCTGGCTCACATTTTCAGCAATTGAAGAGCACTTTTACCAGAGACAGCATGAAACTTGTGTGAATTATGCCCGTGAAGTCATTGAAAGTCTGAAAGACGATATTCTCAAAAGAAGAGTCTCAG GTTGTTCACCTTCTGATGCTTTGGCTGATCCTTTCATCACCCATGCAGAGGCTGCAAAGCTATTTAACTCGCTCTTGAAGCTTCGTCAAGCTTGCTGCCACCCTCAAGTAGGAAGTTCAGGGCTGCGTTCTGTGCAACAATCCCCCATGACTATGGAGGAAATACTAATG GTTCTTGTTGGGAAGACAAAGATAGAAGGGGAGGAAGCTCTCAGGAAGTTAGTTGTTGCATTAAATGCACTTGCAGGCATAGctataattgagcaaaatttttctCAAGCTATATCGTTATACAGAGAAGCATTGGCTCTAGCTGAAGAGCACTCTGAAGATTTTCGCCTAGACCCTTTGCTGAATATTCATATTCATCATAACCTTGCTGAGATACTTCCAATGGTCACCAACTGCCCATCCCTTCTCTCCTCAAATGGAGAACAACTGCATGAAAAATTTGAAAAGGCCTCTAAGATACACAGTATTGAAAATTGTGATATAAATGCTGTGAAGAGGCGAAAGGTTAGTGGAGAGCATGATTCATATTGCACTGTTGATGCTGGAAATACAATAGTTCTATCAAAAAATAGCTTAAATGGAGAACAAGGAGTCGATGGTAAGTCCGATGTATCATCTATGTCCTTCAGTGAGGGATTGTTGAGGACCACATGTGAGGAATTAAAACAGAAATACCTATCTATGTTTACTGCAAAGCTCTCTATGGCTCAACAAGACTTCAGAAAGTCATACAAGCAG GTTTGTAATGCATTTAGTGACAGAGAAAATCAAGATACAGTTTGGTGGTTGGATGCTCTTCATCATGCTGAGCTGAACAATGACTTCTCAAGAGACCTGATAAGAAAAATTGAAGAGGCTGTCTCAGGAACTCTCAACAATTCGAGGTCATCAAGAATTGCATCCTG TTTCCGAAGCATGACTGCTTTAAAGTACCATATTCAGACTCGTTTGGACCAATTGGAAGCCTCTAGAAAAACATTACTCGATCGACTTCTGGAAATTGACCAGACAATGGAGAAACCAAAAAAAGAGGATATTGAACGTGTGAGATACTGTCGAAGTTGCCAGGCTATTGGTGATGGTCCCACATGTATTCATTGTGAACTAGAAGAACTATTTAAG GATTATGAGGCGAGGCTGTTTCGGCTCAACAAATTGCGTGGAGAGATCATTACTTCTGCTGAAGAGGCAGTAGATCTGCAGAAGAAGAACTCTGCACTAAACCGTTTCTATTGGAATTTATCAGGGGCAAATAAAAATCCAACTTCATCCGGTGATGTCAATGAAACATCAAAGAGGAGAGATGCTGGAGAAAGAGTAGTG GTTTCAAAATCACCCTCTGAATTGGAAGTTGTTCTTGGAGTTATTAAGAGCTATTGCAAAGTTCAGTTGGGGAAGGAAGGAATTACGGCAGCCAGCAAGCAGCTACACAATCTGGAG GGCATGAGGAAGGAATACAGCCATGCCAGATCCCTGGCAGTTTCTCAAGCTCAACTTTTGCGTGCTCATGATGAAATTAGGATGGCAACATCACGTTTACACCTAAGAGAAAATGAGAATGATGACTCCATTGATGCTTTAGGTCCAAATGAATTGGAGTCTGCTAGTGTGCTGCACTCCAATGAAAAATTCATTTCCTTGTCCATGTTGTCACGTATAAAAGGGAGGCTTCGCTATTTGAAG GGTTTGGTATTATCTAAGCAGAGGTCGTCTTCAGAAAGCTCAAATAATTCCTCATTAGCTCAAGAAATTACTACAGTATCAATGTCTACAGAGAAGATAAGCAAAGACCTACCAAAAGATGAGGAAGCATGCCCAATCTGTCAAGAAAAGCTAAACAATCAAAAGATGGTTTTTCAATGTGGGCATGTTACTTGTTGTAAAT GTTTATTTGCCATGACTGAGCAAAGGCAGCACGATAATAAGTTCCAACGTAAATGGGTCATGTGCCCAACATGTCGGCAGCATACAGATTTTGGGAATATTGCTTATGCAGATGACAGACAAGACAAGTCTTGTAATTCAGCTATGTTAAATACAGTTCAAGATTGTGAAAAATGTGAAGCATCTTTAACCGTTCAAGGTTCATATGGATCAAAG GAAGGCGCATATTGCCATCAGTGA